The Vibrio tubiashii ATCC 19109 genome has a segment encoding these proteins:
- the cobA gene encoding uroporphyrinogen-III C-methyltransferase produces MASKDKISQFPLSNQHAQRSKQADLNTVGQSLLGKGEVALVGAGPGDVELLTLKALRFLQQADVVLYDYLVSDDIISLVPSDTILVCVGKRAGHHSVPQEKTNQLLLDFALQGHRVVRIKGGDPFIFGRGGEELEVLADAGVSFHVVPGITAAAGATAYAGIPLTHRDYAQSAMFITGHLKAESDQMDWSTLARGNQTLVIYMGLMKSEYIQSQLIEHGRQPETPIAIIERGTHSKQKVFKGQLNELADLAKDAQSPSLIVVGEVVALSEKLAWFEPQAEQVTAQRQSA; encoded by the coding sequence ATGGCGAGCAAGGATAAGATTTCTCAATTTCCTCTGAGCAATCAGCACGCACAGCGTAGTAAGCAAGCAGATCTCAATACAGTGGGTCAGAGTCTGCTCGGTAAAGGTGAAGTTGCACTTGTTGGCGCAGGTCCGGGTGATGTAGAACTTCTGACCTTGAAAGCGCTGCGTTTCCTTCAGCAAGCTGATGTTGTGCTTTATGACTACCTAGTATCGGATGACATCATCTCTTTGGTGCCAAGCGATACCATCTTAGTGTGTGTCGGTAAACGTGCCGGTCACCACAGTGTTCCTCAAGAAAAAACCAATCAGCTACTACTCGACTTCGCGCTGCAAGGTCACCGCGTGGTACGCATAAAAGGTGGTGATCCGTTTATCTTTGGTCGTGGTGGAGAAGAGCTAGAAGTCCTTGCGGATGCAGGCGTCTCTTTCCATGTCGTACCTGGTATCACAGCCGCAGCTGGCGCAACTGCTTATGCGGGTATTCCCCTCACTCATCGCGACTATGCTCAGTCAGCAATGTTTATCACGGGTCATTTAAAAGCCGAAAGCGATCAGATGGATTGGTCGACGTTAGCGCGCGGTAATCAGACTCTAGTGATCTACATGGGTTTGATGAAGTCGGAATACATCCAAAGCCAACTGATTGAACATGGTCGTCAGCCAGAAACACCCATCGCGATCATTGAGCGCGGTACGCACAGCAAACAGAAAGTATTCAAAGGTCAGCTCAATGAGCTTGCTGATCTCGCAAAAGACGCTCAGTCACCTTCACTTATCGTCGTTGGTGAAGTGGTGGCATTGTCCGAAAAGCTTGCATGGTTTGAACCCCAAGCAGAACAAGTCACCGCTCAGCGTCAGTCAGCCTAA
- the cysD gene encoding sulfate adenylyltransferase subunit CysD produces MDQERLTHLKQLEAESIHIIREVAAEFDNPVMMYSIGKDSSVMLHLARKAFYPGKIPFPLLHVDTDWKFKEMIKFRDRTAEKYGFELLVHKNPEGLAMGCSPFTHGSSKHTDIMKTQGLKQALNKYGFDAAFGGARRDEEKSRAKERVYSFRDKNHTWDPKNQRPELWRTYNGQINKGESIRVFPLSNWTELDIWQYIYLENIEIVPLYLADKRPVVERDGMLIMVDDERMELQPGEKIEEKSVRFRTLGCYPLTGAIESEANTLTGIIEEMLVATSSERQGRAIDHDQSGSMELKKRQGYF; encoded by the coding sequence ATGGATCAAGAACGTTTAACCCATCTTAAGCAGCTTGAAGCGGAGAGTATTCACATCATTCGTGAAGTTGCCGCTGAGTTCGATAACCCAGTGATGATGTATTCAATTGGTAAAGACTCATCTGTCATGCTGCATTTGGCACGTAAAGCTTTTTACCCAGGTAAAATTCCTTTCCCGCTACTTCATGTCGATACCGACTGGAAGTTTAAGGAAATGATTAAGTTCCGTGACCGTACTGCTGAGAAATACGGCTTTGAGCTTTTGGTTCATAAGAACCCAGAAGGTCTTGCGATGGGATGTAGCCCATTCACACATGGCTCATCTAAGCATACTGACATCATGAAAACTCAAGGTCTTAAACAAGCTTTGAACAAGTATGGTTTTGATGCGGCTTTTGGTGGCGCACGCCGTGATGAAGAGAAATCTCGTGCGAAAGAGCGTGTTTACTCTTTCCGTGACAAGAACCATACGTGGGATCCAAAGAATCAGCGTCCTGAGTTATGGCGTACTTACAACGGCCAAATCAATAAAGGTGAGAGCATTCGTGTCTTCCCACTTTCAAACTGGACTGAGTTAGATATCTGGCAATACATCTACCTAGAGAACATCGAGATCGTGCCACTTTACCTAGCCGATAAGCGCCCAGTTGTTGAACGTGATGGCATGCTGATCATGGTGGACGATGAGCGTATGGAGCTTCAACCAGGTGAAAAAATCGAAGAGAAAAGCGTTCGCTTCAGAACACTTGGTTGTTACCCACTGACTGGTGCGATTGAATCTGAAGCCAATACGCTCACAGGCATTATTGAAGAGATGTTAGTTGCGACGTCCAGTGAACGACAAGGTAGAGCGATCGACCACGATCAGTCTGGATCGATGGAACTTAAGAAACGCCAAGGTTACTTCTAA
- the cysN gene encoding sulfate adenylyltransferase subunit CysN, producing the protein MNSAVEAQLEELGIEGYLKQHQYKSLLRFLTCGSVDDGKSTLIGRLLHDSKQIYEDQLAAVHNDSQRVGTTGERPDLALLVDGLQAEREQGITIDVAYRYFSTQKRKFIIADTPGHEQYTRNMATGASTCDLAVILIDARKGVLDQTRRHSFISNLLGLKHFVVAVNKMDLVDYSQQRFEEIRDEYLEFSKNLQGETDIQIIPLSALEGDNVVEPSPKMAWFEGSPLLEILENVDVDQDKEIGEFRFPVQYVNRPNLDFRGFAGTIASGSVKVGDEVKALPSGKTSKVARIVTFDGDLEQAQAGLAVTLTLEDEIDISRGDLIVLENAQVESSNHLLADVVWMTEQPLQPGRDYDVKIAGKKTVGHVEAIRHQYDINNLSTHSAVELPLNGIGLCEWTLTESVALDDYLASQDTGGFIIIDRLTNVTVGAGLVRESLSSVEVKNSDISAFELELNALVRKHFPHWEAKDISQLLK; encoded by the coding sequence ATGAATAGCGCAGTTGAAGCTCAGCTTGAAGAGCTTGGTATTGAAGGATACCTAAAACAACACCAATACAAATCACTACTTAGATTCCTCACTTGTGGTTCAGTAGATGATGGTAAAAGTACCTTGATCGGTCGCTTACTGCATGACTCTAAGCAAATTTATGAAGATCAATTAGCAGCCGTTCACAACGACAGCCAACGCGTTGGTACTACCGGAGAGCGTCCAGATCTTGCTTTGCTTGTCGATGGACTTCAGGCTGAGCGAGAGCAAGGGATCACAATCGATGTAGCTTACCGTTACTTCTCAACACAGAAACGTAAGTTCATCATTGCAGATACTCCAGGGCACGAGCAGTACACGCGTAATATGGCAACAGGGGCATCGACCTGTGATCTCGCAGTGATCTTGATTGATGCACGTAAAGGCGTACTGGATCAAACTCGCCGTCACTCATTTATCTCAAACCTACTTGGTCTTAAGCACTTTGTGGTTGCGGTAAACAAAATGGATCTTGTTGACTATTCGCAGCAGCGTTTTGAAGAGATTCGCGATGAGTATCTTGAGTTCTCCAAAAACCTGCAAGGCGAAACCGATATTCAAATCATCCCGCTTTCTGCACTTGAAGGGGATAACGTTGTTGAGCCTAGCCCGAAAATGGCTTGGTTCGAAGGCTCGCCGTTACTTGAGATTCTAGAAAACGTGGATGTTGACCAAGATAAAGAAATTGGTGAGTTCCGTTTCCCTGTCCAATACGTTAACCGTCCGAATCTAGATTTCCGTGGCTTTGCTGGCACGATTGCTTCCGGTAGCGTCAAAGTGGGTGATGAAGTTAAGGCGTTGCCTTCAGGTAAAACGTCGAAAGTTGCACGTATCGTCACTTTTGACGGTGACCTTGAACAAGCTCAGGCAGGACTAGCCGTCACGTTAACGCTTGAAGATGAGATTGATATCAGCCGTGGTGATTTGATTGTGCTAGAGAATGCGCAAGTTGAGTCGAGTAACCACTTGCTTGCTGATGTCGTGTGGATGACAGAGCAACCACTTCAGCCAGGCCGTGATTATGACGTGAAGATTGCTGGTAAGAAAACGGTCGGTCATGTCGAGGCGATTCGCCACCAATATGACATCAACAATCTATCAACGCACAGCGCAGTTGAGTTACCTCTTAATGGTATCGGCTTGTGTGAGTGGACTTTAACTGAGTCTGTTGCGCTTGATGACTATCTTGCTAGCCAAGACACTGGTGGTTTCATCATCATCGATCGCCTAACCAATGTAACGGTCGGTGCAGGTCTTGTGCGCGAAAGTCTATCAAGTGTTGAAGTGAAAAACTCTGATATCTCTGCATTTGAACTAGAGCTGAATGCCTTAGTTCGCAAGCACTTCCCACACTGGGAAGCAAAAGATATTAGTCAGCTACTTAAATAG
- a CDS encoding SLC13 family permease: MWQQGFVLAILLGIVACLVTTRIKPSYIFAGAAFIAFLGGMIELGEVATNFTNSSLLTLVLLILASAALEKTRLISWVSRSLSTGRLGTVVAKLGVSTALLSSFTNNTAVVVSLIGAIKRNQQHAPSKLLIPLSYAAILGGTLTLIGTSTNLIINSFVEDAGLPSLGFFAPTMIGLSVLLGGMLILIPLSYLLPNYEDHSQDELPYFLEARVEPGSPLVGRSISENNLRALRKLFLAEVVRDGETMPSVEPDFVLQARDRLLFCGDIESVATLQEIQGLTLFGQHHLNGQGFVEVVVSSSASFCNKTLKSSHFRDRFDAVVVAIRRGHERLQGGLGNITLNAGDTLVLVPGKRFEQERRAHRKEFVLVNDLDSSARLDANKSAMVLVGFASVIALALLEIVPLIKGLSVFLLAALFFGVVQLGELRRRFPVDIVVIVGSALSIAQLMLSTGLSVSLGQMFIEGFNGWGVFGALVATYLLTLILTELVTNNAAAALSFPIGYSMAIGYGVDPMPFIMAVLFGASASFISPYGYQTNLLVYSVGNYKLTDYVRVGIPLSIVYSVLVLTLIPLFFPF, encoded by the coding sequence ATGTGGCAGCAAGGATTTGTGTTGGCAATTTTACTCGGCATCGTAGCATGCTTGGTAACAACACGAATTAAACCAAGTTATATCTTCGCCGGAGCAGCATTTATTGCTTTCCTTGGTGGTATGATAGAGCTAGGTGAAGTGGCGACTAATTTCACCAACTCTTCGCTACTCACTTTAGTGCTGCTGATCTTAGCATCAGCAGCACTAGAAAAGACTCGCCTGATTAGCTGGGTAAGCCGCTCACTTTCAACCGGAAGGTTGGGTACTGTTGTAGCCAAACTGGGCGTCTCAACAGCGCTACTTTCATCTTTTACCAATAATACTGCGGTCGTGGTCTCTTTGATTGGCGCCATTAAACGTAACCAGCAGCATGCACCTTCAAAGCTATTGATCCCGCTTTCTTATGCCGCGATCTTAGGTGGCACACTGACTTTGATCGGTACGTCGACCAACTTGATCATTAACAGCTTTGTTGAAGATGCCGGACTACCCAGTCTTGGCTTCTTTGCTCCAACAATGATCGGTTTGTCTGTCTTACTTGGTGGCATGTTGATCTTAATCCCGCTCAGTTATCTGTTGCCCAATTATGAAGATCATAGCCAAGATGAGTTGCCCTATTTTCTTGAGGCGAGAGTCGAACCAGGTTCGCCATTGGTCGGTCGTAGCATTAGTGAGAACAACTTACGCGCCCTACGTAAATTGTTCTTAGCCGAAGTGGTACGAGACGGTGAAACCATGCCTTCTGTTGAACCGGACTTTGTGCTTCAAGCTCGTGACCGATTGCTGTTTTGTGGTGATATTGAAAGTGTTGCTACGCTGCAAGAAATTCAGGGGCTGACCTTATTTGGCCAGCATCACCTCAACGGCCAAGGCTTTGTCGAAGTGGTGGTGAGCTCTTCGGCAAGCTTTTGCAATAAAACGCTTAAATCGAGTCACTTCCGTGATCGTTTTGATGCAGTTGTTGTTGCCATACGTCGCGGGCATGAACGCTTACAGGGCGGGTTAGGGAATATTACGCTCAATGCGGGTGATACCTTGGTCCTTGTTCCGGGTAAACGCTTTGAGCAAGAGCGCCGTGCGCATCGTAAAGAGTTTGTCTTAGTGAATGACTTAGATTCGAGCGCGCGTTTGGATGCCAATAAGTCGGCAATGGTGTTAGTCGGTTTTGCGAGCGTTATTGCCCTTGCGCTGCTTGAGATCGTGCCGCTGATAAAAGGGTTGTCTGTTTTCCTCTTGGCTGCGCTGTTTTTTGGTGTCGTTCAGCTTGGTGAGCTTCGCAGACGTTTTCCCGTTGATATCGTAGTGATTGTTGGTTCAGCGCTCTCCATCGCTCAACTGATGCTGTCGACAGGTTTGTCCGTTAGCTTAGGCCAGATGTTTATTGAAGGCTTCAATGGTTGGGGTGTATTTGGTGCCTTGGTTGCCACTTACTTACTAACCCTGATTTTAACTGAGCTTGTAACCAATAATGCAGCGGCGGCGTTGTCGTTTCCTATCGGCTACAGCATGGCGATTGGCTACGGTGTCGACCCAATGCCATTCATTATGGCAGTGCTTTTTGGCGCTAGCGCGAGCTTTATTTCTCCCTACGGTTATCAGACCAATCTCTTGGTTTACAGTGTAGGCAATTACAAATTAACAGATTACGTTCGAGTGGGAATTCCTCTTTCTATTGTTTACTCCGTATTGGTGTTAACGCTGATTCCACTCTTCTTTCCGTTTTAA
- the cysC gene encoding adenylyl-sulfate kinase, with protein sequence MTTETPTKDENVVWHQHSIDKAFRSQLKKQKPVVLWFTGLSGAGKSTVAGALETRLAQAGFHTYLLDGDNVRHGLCSDLGFSEQDRRENVRRIGELAKLMADAGLIVLSAFISPHRAERQLVREMLPEGEFLEVFVNTSLEVCEQRDPKGLYKKARAGEIANFTGIDSEYQAPINPEIDLRAGEKSIEALVEDCLAALKERQVIA encoded by the coding sequence ATGACTACGGAAACGCCAACTAAAGATGAAAATGTCGTATGGCATCAACACTCTATTGATAAGGCTTTTCGCTCTCAGTTAAAGAAGCAAAAGCCGGTGGTACTATGGTTTACCGGTCTTTCTGGTGCAGGTAAATCTACCGTAGCGGGAGCGTTAGAGACGCGTCTTGCACAAGCGGGTTTTCATACTTACCTGCTAGATGGAGACAATGTACGTCACGGCCTATGTAGTGATTTGGGCTTTTCAGAGCAAGATCGTCGTGAGAACGTTCGACGCATTGGTGAACTAGCTAAGTTGATGGCTGATGCTGGCTTAATTGTTTTATCAGCGTTTATTTCACCACATCGCGCGGAAAGGCAGTTGGTCAGAGAGATGCTACCTGAGGGAGAGTTCCTTGAAGTCTTCGTCAACACCTCACTCGAAGTTTGCGAGCAGCGTGACCCTAAAGGTTTGTACAAGAAAGCGCGAGCAGGGGAAATTGCAAACTTCACAGGTATTGATTCTGAATATCAAGCGCCGATTAACCCAGAAATAGATTTACGCGCTGGTGAGAAATCGATTGAAGCTCTGGTAGAAGATTGCTTGGCGGCTCTCAAGGAAAGACAAGTTATCGCATAA
- a CDS encoding chemotaxis protein CheX — MRAEFVNPFLASLMNVLKTMASLELKPQKPRVKKDEIARGDVSGLIGMVGTQSRGSMSITFDESLALEIMQNMLGERPNGLNDEVTDMVGEITNMVTGGAKRILAESGFDFDMATPVVVSGKGHTIRHKCEGSIIIMPFTSQWGNAFIEICFE; from the coding sequence ATGCGCGCTGAATTTGTAAACCCGTTTTTAGCTTCATTGATGAACGTATTAAAAACGATGGCTTCGCTGGAATTGAAGCCACAGAAGCCTCGTGTGAAGAAAGATGAAATCGCACGTGGAGATGTATCAGGTTTAATAGGGATGGTTGGCACTCAAAGCCGCGGCTCTATGTCTATTACTTTTGATGAAAGCCTCGCATTAGAGATTATGCAGAATATGCTAGGTGAGCGCCCGAATGGCCTTAACGATGAAGTAACGGATATGGTGGGTGAAATCACCAATATGGTTACTGGTGGTGCAAAGCGTATTCTTGCAGAAAGTGGCTTCGATTTTGATATGGCTACACCGGTTGTTGTCTCTGGTAAAGGCCACACTATCCGTCACAAGTGTGAAGGTTCTATCATCATCATGCCTTTCACCTCTCAATGGGGTAATGCTTTTATTGAGATCTGTTTCGAGTAG
- the zur gene encoding zinc uptake transcriptional repressor Zur encodes MVMVISLDLHLVKQVEEICSARGVRLTTQRKRVFELICESPKASSAYELLEDLKQSEPQAKPPTVYRALDFLLEQGFIHRVESTNSYIQCVSCNAHKHFSHLLICDKCGSVIELQDDSLVALLANNAEAHGFTINNHVIESHGTCQACSADNAK; translated from the coding sequence ATGGTAATGGTGATAAGTTTGGACCTGCATTTAGTGAAGCAAGTTGAAGAGATATGCTCTGCCCGAGGTGTACGCCTTACAACTCAGCGTAAGCGCGTATTTGAATTGATATGTGAGAGCCCAAAGGCCTCTAGTGCCTACGAGCTACTTGAAGATTTGAAGCAAAGTGAGCCTCAAGCAAAACCACCGACCGTATATCGGGCGTTAGATTTTTTGTTGGAGCAAGGCTTTATTCATAGGGTAGAGTCAACCAATAGCTACATTCAATGTGTTTCATGCAATGCACATAAGCATTTCTCGCACCTATTGATTTGCGATAAATGCGGGAGCGTTATTGAACTTCAAGATGATAGTTTGGTAGCCTTACTTGCGAACAATGCGGAAGCACATGGTTTTACCATCAATAATCACGTAATTGAGTCACACGGTACTTGTCAGGCATGTTCTGCTGACAATGCGAAATAA
- a CDS encoding response regulator, which translates to MDSVKNYALDSKRILIGFIIASVMLLIAGIIGWLSLTQRFNTVDQYANNAQLLSTLDGIKVIEQSYIRQPDAQLQNQLSQAVSKAQLIASDAVSNGADSQIQSSLAQYHQQFETYVELSEKSAQTRTELSETGDYVESLVQEIQLEHEQFIESSIVSIDELRDKVDRESDLAIQAHWLVSLIANSQAEQKTYIVSNQQESLNLAQLELKKAEQLINKLERDVTDSESQQTIALIKNAKNRYSSALVQLRSWPKLSKPLQANISSQIERSVTELTRVSIELRSHLQQRLKFAQQAVTNVQLSISDKLSISTNLLVLHTEISNAQQSDKDYAITQQIERQLQLKTEVENNLIAAIELLENLYEQVVTEDEQIQISTLQDATQDYLTLFNQLTDLRGEKNRQIQALKQQHQAIIELILPGYEAQLATVEDSGSIARNLAIGGAIFLVTLLLLGFLANKSHSALERFAEKLAIARDDADSANSAKSDFLANMSHEIRTPMNAIIGMSYLALKTDLTKAQRNYIHKVKLSADSLLGLINDILDFSKIEAGKLDIENVDFHLENVLDNISNLVGLRASERGLELLIHIDRDVPTTLVGDPLRLGQILINLANNAVKFTEKGEIKISIRVAERNGDDLVLEFSVEDSGIGMTAEQTAKLFSKFTQADSSTTRKYGGTGLGLAISKELSQLMGGDIRVESEAGKGSCFTFTVASKVSHALKQEEIAVPVELGKLRVLVVDDNASARIIVEDILESLRFDAHSVSSADDALAELNQALSNEQPYDLLITDWQMPGKDGIDLLEMVKAQISQSQQPKPLMLTAFGREELTEIIEQRGITVPSILDKPITASHLFDAIVSLYGVDHARLSRSEAEEQNQLANVQQLAGAQLLLVEDNEINQELAIELLEGQQMHVTVAENGQVALDLYKTNEFDGILMDCQMPIMDGYEATQYIRTKLSDHSIPIIAMTANVMERDKVKAAEAGMNDIIAKPIDVGSMFSTLAKWITPKHPQQFVAQSAQHNSDIPEIEGVDTQAGLIRSSGNSNLYKKLLERFATTYRDTDAVLLALSDQDKEVRKRNIHSLKGVSGNIGASELHQLSASLEQDLDNSTLRKELIQQLKQLIDRIEQALAASQPETKTVQATTKNYDQETYEKLYSAIEQSDTEAVAIINDIDSGKQIGLSSAQLSELSRVVEEFDFERGLQILDTAQR; encoded by the coding sequence ATGGACTCTGTAAAAAACTACGCTCTCGATTCCAAACGTATTCTTATTGGCTTTATTATCGCGTCGGTGATGTTACTCATTGCAGGCATTATCGGATGGTTAAGCCTAACTCAACGCTTTAACACCGTTGATCAATATGCCAATAACGCTCAGCTGCTCTCAACCCTTGATGGTATTAAAGTTATCGAGCAAAGCTATATTCGCCAGCCAGATGCCCAACTGCAAAACCAACTGTCGCAGGCGGTCAGTAAAGCACAATTAATTGCCAGTGATGCTGTAAGCAATGGGGCTGACTCGCAGATTCAAAGCTCACTCGCTCAATATCATCAGCAGTTTGAAACCTATGTGGAGCTGAGTGAAAAGTCCGCTCAAACACGGACGGAATTGTCTGAGACCGGAGACTACGTCGAGAGCTTAGTGCAAGAAATTCAGCTTGAACACGAACAGTTCATCGAGTCGAGTATCGTGTCGATTGATGAACTTAGAGATAAAGTCGACCGAGAATCTGACCTCGCGATTCAAGCTCATTGGTTGGTCAGTCTGATAGCTAACTCTCAAGCAGAGCAGAAAACCTACATCGTTTCCAATCAACAAGAATCTCTAAACCTTGCTCAGCTAGAACTAAAAAAAGCGGAGCAACTGATCAATAAACTTGAGCGCGACGTCACCGATAGCGAAAGCCAACAGACAATTGCTCTAATCAAGAATGCAAAAAACCGTTACAGCTCAGCCTTAGTTCAACTTCGCAGTTGGCCGAAGTTGTCTAAACCTCTGCAGGCGAATATATCTTCCCAGATAGAAAGATCGGTCACTGAACTGACTCGGGTCTCAATCGAGCTACGTTCACATCTCCAGCAACGACTCAAATTCGCCCAGCAAGCCGTAACCAATGTTCAGCTCTCTATTAGTGACAAGCTTTCTATCAGCACCAACTTATTGGTATTACACACTGAGATTAGTAATGCACAGCAAAGTGACAAAGACTACGCTATTACTCAACAAATTGAGCGTCAGTTACAGCTTAAAACAGAAGTTGAGAACAACCTTATTGCTGCCATCGAACTGTTAGAAAACCTCTATGAGCAAGTTGTCACTGAGGATGAACAAATTCAAATCAGTACGCTACAAGACGCGACACAAGATTACCTAACTCTGTTCAATCAGCTCACAGACTTACGTGGTGAGAAAAACCGTCAAATCCAAGCACTCAAACAGCAGCATCAAGCCATCATTGAGCTAATCTTACCTGGCTATGAAGCACAGCTAGCCACAGTGGAAGACTCTGGCAGTATCGCACGTAATCTAGCCATTGGTGGTGCAATCTTCCTAGTTACACTTTTACTCCTAGGCTTTCTAGCCAATAAATCTCACTCTGCCTTAGAGCGATTTGCCGAAAAGCTTGCGATTGCGCGTGATGACGCAGATTCAGCGAACAGCGCTAAGTCGGATTTCTTAGCGAATATGAGCCACGAAATCCGCACCCCGATGAATGCGATTATAGGTATGAGCTACTTGGCGCTCAAAACCGATTTAACTAAAGCTCAGCGTAACTACATTCATAAAGTTAAGCTGTCTGCAGACTCCCTACTTGGGCTGATCAATGACATACTCGACTTTTCTAAGATTGAAGCGGGTAAGCTAGATATTGAAAACGTCGATTTCCATTTAGAAAATGTACTCGACAATATTTCGAACCTTGTTGGTTTACGTGCTTCTGAACGCGGACTTGAGCTGCTGATCCACATTGATCGTGACGTGCCCACTACCTTAGTCGGCGATCCTCTGCGCCTTGGGCAGATCTTAATTAACCTCGCCAATAACGCGGTCAAGTTTACAGAGAAAGGGGAAATCAAAATATCCATTCGAGTTGCCGAACGTAATGGTGATGACCTAGTACTAGAATTTAGTGTTGAAGACAGTGGTATAGGCATGACAGCCGAACAAACCGCTAAGTTGTTTAGCAAGTTCACTCAAGCTGATAGCTCAACCACACGAAAATATGGTGGTACAGGATTAGGGTTAGCCATCAGTAAAGAACTTAGCCAGTTAATGGGCGGGGATATCCGTGTAGAAAGTGAAGCAGGTAAAGGCTCATGCTTTACCTTTACTGTAGCCTCCAAAGTCAGTCACGCCCTGAAACAAGAAGAGATCGCGGTTCCTGTCGAGCTAGGAAAACTGAGAGTACTTGTCGTCGATGACAATGCCAGCGCTAGAATTATTGTTGAAGATATCCTTGAATCACTACGATTTGACGCTCACAGCGTAAGCAGTGCAGATGACGCACTCGCTGAGCTCAATCAAGCACTCAGCAATGAACAACCTTATGATCTACTGATCACTGACTGGCAAATGCCTGGCAAAGATGGCATTGATTTACTTGAGATGGTTAAAGCTCAGATTTCTCAATCTCAACAGCCAAAACCACTTATGTTGACCGCCTTCGGTCGAGAGGAACTCACCGAAATCATTGAACAAAGAGGCATTACGGTTCCTAGTATTCTCGATAAGCCGATAACAGCGTCTCATCTTTTTGATGCCATTGTTTCTCTGTACGGCGTTGACCATGCTCGTCTAAGTCGCAGTGAGGCAGAAGAGCAGAACCAACTAGCCAATGTTCAGCAACTGGCTGGCGCCCAACTTCTGTTAGTTGAGGATAATGAAATCAACCAAGAGTTGGCTATTGAGCTTCTTGAAGGCCAACAAATGCATGTCACCGTGGCGGAGAATGGTCAGGTTGCTCTCGATCTGTATAAGACCAATGAGTTCGATGGCATTCTGATGGATTGCCAAATGCCAATTATGGATGGCTATGAAGCTACCCAATATATTCGCACCAAGCTAAGTGACCATTCGATACCCATTATCGCCATGACAGCTAACGTGATGGAACGAGATAAGGTCAAAGCCGCAGAAGCAGGAATGAACGACATTATTGCTAAACCTATTGATGTCGGAAGTATGTTTAGCACTCTGGCCAAATGGATTACGCCAAAACATCCTCAACAGTTTGTCGCACAGTCTGCGCAGCACAATTCAGACATTCCTGAAATTGAAGGCGTCGATACACAAGCGGGACTGATTCGCTCTAGCGGTAATAGCAACTTGTACAAAAAGCTTCTTGAGCGTTTTGCCACGACATATCGAGACACTGATGCTGTCTTGCTGGCACTTTCAGATCAAGACAAAGAGGTGAGAAAGCGCAATATTCACTCTCTCAAAGGGGTATCTGGAAATATTGGTGCTAGTGAACTCCACCAGCTAAGTGCTTCACTAGAGCAAGATCTAGATAACAGCACTTTACGTAAAGAGTTAATCCAGCAACTTAAGCAATTAATTGACAGGATAGAGCAAGCTCTTGCCGCCTCACAACCAGAAACGAAAACGGTACAAGCTACAACTAAAAATTATGACCAAGAGACATATGAAAAGCTCTACTCGGCCATTGAACAAAGCGATACCGAGGCGGTAGCCATCATCAATGACATTGACTCAGGCAAGCAGATTGGCTTGAGCAGTGCTCAGTTATCAGAGCTTTCCCGCGTGGTCGAAGAATTCGATTTTGAGCGTGGATTGCAGATCTTGGACACAGCTCAACGATAA